The segment GGTTGTCCTACTTGACGGCAAGTCCCGTGGTAACATTGGCATTGGGCAAGCTTTCAGGAATTAATGCTGAGGTTTTTGATGTGAAAGGAAATCAGCTAGTGCCTAGCAAATTCTTTGACGAATATCTCTACTCCTACATAGTTTGGTTTGCACCATTCCTTTTGCTGCAAATTGGTAGCCCTAGTGTTATTTCTTACTCCGTTGAGGATAATAAGTTGAAGTTTAGGCAACTTATTGGGCTAACCACCCAGGTCGCCATCTCACTTTGGATCTTTCCTAAATTTCTAAGTTTAGGCAACTTAGGTATCATACTCAATATACTTTTGTATGTAGCTGGAATAGTTAAAGTTGCAGAGAGACTCCGAGCTCACTGGTCAATAAGTATTACTGAAAATGTCGTGATAGCTAGTTTTGCCAAAAATGATATTCGAACAGAAGAAACCTCACTTGAGTCTAGCTCATTTTCCAATTATTCTCATGATCTGTTTCTGCTTGTGAAGGCTTATCAACGCTTTGATCGATTAAAGCCCTATCTTGAGAATTGGCTAGGCCATCCTGCATCAGTTTATCTTTCTTCGATGAGTGTAGAAGACTGTCCTCCTAAGGATGTTTTTAGAATCACAGAATTTGAGCTTAGTTTTATGTATGATATGCTCTACACGAAGGCGTCAATTAGCTATTCCAACAAAAGTTTATGGGGTcgcatcattttctttcttgctctAGCTTTGCTTTTGGTGATATTAACTATAATTTGGTTTGTTGAGCCAGGTTTTCAAGGTGTAGAAGACATAATTCTCTTACTTTATTTATTAGGAGTAACTGTACTTGAAATTTATGAGATGAAGGAGTTTTTGTTCTCAGATTGGGTAGTACTTCAAATGAGGAAACAAAATAGGAGCACATTTATCAGCAGATCCATATCGAGAATTGCTCCAAAAATTCCAAGAAAGAATCATAGGTGGTCTCATTGCATAGATCAATTCAACTTACTAAGCTATTGTCTCTATGAAGATACTACAAAGCTTGGCGGGTTGATTAGAA is part of the Mangifera indica cultivar Alphonso chromosome 13, CATAS_Mindica_2.1, whole genome shotgun sequence genome and harbors:
- the LOC123194932 gene encoding uncharacterized protein LOC123194932 gives rise to the protein MTLELSEMDDYRINCSLANEYGGGSTIYVTTKTKKLWDIYGIRSLLLLGLGAQTILTIFGNRRRYRLRYLTRFFLWLSYLTASPVVTLALGKLSGINAEVFDVKGNQLVPSKFFDEYLYSYIVWFAPFLLLQIGSPSVISYSVEDNKLKFRQLIGLTTQVAISLWIFPKFLSLGNLGIILNILLYVAGIVKVAERLRAHWSISITENVVIASFAKNDIRTEETSLESSSFSNYSHDLFLLVKAYQRFDRLKPYLENWLGHPASVYLSSMSVEDCPPKDVFRITEFELSFMYDMLYTKASISYSNKSLWGRIIFFLALALLLVILTIIWFVEPGFQGVEDIILLLYLLGVTVLEIYEMKEFLFSDWVVLQMRKQNRSTFISRSISRIAPKIPRKNHRWSHCIDQFNLLSYCLYEDTTKLGGLIRRIFKVKGYYKEYMKYCVTKDNPVPEELKKLILEQIMEVRAQRGWQSFSKRGEGALERCNCLQDLEWSIQTDFDTPAKKQTNFGKAIIIWHIATTVCYYLDDSASESSLNQPLCEMSKVLSDYMMYLLGMIPDMLSIVTGDLLFHGACAQVDEFFKAKQSKDEVTLCGNLLVETYFEGIPNNNVFTSDWNVLLQSNLGKVENCSLIFGFCLSMRKISP